The genomic interval AGGAAAAATAAAATTTAAAATGCAAAATGCAAAATTAAAAAAAGGACATAATGTTTGACTTTGGAATGCAAGAGTTAATAGTTATCTTCATTGTGGCCCTCCTCGTATTCGGTCCCAAAAGGCTTCCAGAACTCGGCAGGGCCCTCGGAAAGGGAATAGGGGAATTGAAAAGGGCACTTCAGGGAGTTAAGGACTCAATTGATGAAGCAGAAACCCATATAGAAAAAGGTGTACCTGAGGAGACAAAGACTAAAAAAGTGTCATTAAACAGTGGTAGCG from Nitrospirota bacterium carries:
- a CDS encoding twin-arginine translocase TatA/TatE family subunit translates to MFDFGMQELIVIFIVALLVFGPKRLPELGRALGKGIGELKRALQGVKDSIDEAETHIEKGVPEETKTKKVSLNSGSDSVSKLIQKNGTDTGDKIGAANRNDFSEQSEGGKR